In Methylococcus geothermalis, one genomic interval encodes:
- the pgeF gene encoding peptidoglycan editing factor PgeF has product MTFWIEPDWPAPPGVRAASTLRRGGTSVGAYAGLNLGAHVGDAPEAVAANRAFLRRRLDLPAEPAWLRQVHGSDAVEAGVEPEPAADASYTRDVGVVCAVMTADCLPVLLCTRDGKGVAAVHAGWRGLAGGVIERAADALGSGGLLAWLGPAIGPAAFEVGEEVRAAFLAQDAESDAAFRGGDNGRWFADIYLLARLRLRRLGIGDVHGGRWCTYSDENRFFSYRRDGVTGRMATLIWRDR; this is encoded by the coding sequence GTGACGTTCTGGATCGAGCCCGACTGGCCGGCGCCGCCGGGTGTGCGGGCGGCGTCGACCCTGCGCCGGGGCGGTACGAGCGTGGGGGCTTATGCCGGCTTGAATCTCGGGGCCCATGTAGGCGATGCGCCGGAAGCGGTCGCCGCGAACCGCGCGTTCCTGCGCCGCCGGCTCGATCTGCCGGCCGAGCCTGCCTGGCTGCGCCAGGTGCATGGGAGCGATGCGGTGGAAGCCGGTGTGGAACCCGAGCCGGCAGCGGATGCCAGCTACACCAGGGACGTCGGTGTCGTCTGCGCGGTGATGACGGCCGATTGCCTGCCCGTCCTGCTCTGTACCCGCGACGGCAAGGGCGTGGCCGCCGTGCATGCCGGCTGGCGGGGCCTGGCGGGCGGCGTGATCGAGCGCGCCGCCGATGCCCTGGGTTCGGGCGGCTTGCTGGCCTGGCTCGGTCCGGCGATAGGTCCGGCGGCGTTCGAAGTCGGTGAAGAAGTGCGCGCCGCCTTCCTGGCGCAGGATGCGGAAAGTGACGCGGCATTCCGAGGCGGGGATAATGGCCGCTGGTTTGCCGATATTTATCTGCTCGCCCGGCTGCGCCTCCGGCGCCTCGGCATCGGCGACGTCCATGGCGGCCGCTGGTGCACCTACAGCGATGAAAACCGCTTTTTTTCCTACCGGCGCGATGGAGTGACGGGCCGGATGGCCACACTCATCTGGCGCGACCGCTAA
- a CDS encoding ZIP family metal transporter, which translates to MSVLLWILLFSLLGGVLSVMAASLFLLVPEDHHPHLLPHGVSFALGSLLSVAFLHLIPEAAHGVGVGNVEMLFATVLAGILGFFILEKLLLWRHCHAGDCETHGEGHFHQPAGTLIVIGDAIHNLVDGVLIAAAFLTDIRLGIVTSLAVAAHEIPQEVGDFAILLQSGYGRTRALWYNLMSSLGTVVGGVAAYFALERMNGVLPYVLALAASSFIYVAVADLIPSLHRRTHLAAAIQQLVMIAAGIALIVTVNHWAEDMHAGMPGTAPAISR; encoded by the coding sequence ATGAGCGTATTACTCTGGATTCTGCTGTTTTCATTGCTGGGCGGCGTGCTCAGTGTCATGGCCGCCTCGCTGTTCCTCCTCGTTCCGGAAGATCATCACCCGCATCTTTTGCCGCATGGCGTCAGCTTCGCCCTGGGTTCCCTGCTCAGTGTGGCATTCCTGCACCTCATTCCGGAGGCCGCCCACGGCGTCGGCGTCGGCAACGTCGAGATGCTGTTCGCCACGGTACTGGCCGGCATCCTCGGTTTTTTCATCCTGGAAAAGCTGCTGTTGTGGCGCCACTGCCATGCCGGCGATTGTGAGACGCACGGCGAGGGCCATTTTCACCAGCCTGCCGGCACGCTCATCGTCATCGGCGATGCGATCCACAACCTGGTCGATGGCGTGCTGATTGCGGCGGCTTTCCTGACCGACATCCGGCTCGGCATCGTCACCAGCCTGGCGGTCGCCGCCCACGAGATTCCGCAGGAAGTGGGTGACTTCGCCATTCTGCTGCAAAGCGGCTACGGCCGGACCCGCGCGCTGTGGTACAACCTCATGTCCAGCCTGGGGACGGTGGTGGGGGGGGTGGCCGCCTATTTCGCGCTGGAGCGGATGAACGGCGTCCTGCCTTACGTACTGGCACTGGCGGCGTCCAGCTTCATCTACGTCGCGGTCGCCGACCTGATTCCCTCGCTGCACCGCAGGACGCATCTGGCTGCGGCCATCCAGCAGCTCGTCATGATCGCGGCCGGCATCGCGCT